One Pieris napi chromosome 24, ilPieNapi1.2, whole genome shotgun sequence DNA window includes the following coding sequences:
- the LOC125061689 gene encoding uncharacterized protein LOC125061689, whose product MMKGRGLLLLEKAMEATSKEAGSTAQQRKIKICAENEANASPSSLVVSPVTSSAITVSPIAASALEVSPIVASKKSLTPDKSNESDFIDDSDTDPTFSIQKRQKSRPPVIPRRVSSSSCSSTSSDSSSSSSSSSSSNSSSDNESNRPGPSAADTQVVSIEPAPTDPKPRRKRVRNPAAWKSKIAKTLRNTGKSYVSLSNPTKKIAERRIRPSCGDKCKLKCKTKINEEARQDIFEKYWLLGDLERQREYIVRHTQEIKPKYRYITSQKLRALNSAYYFEIDGVKIRVCKDFFKATLSVCDRYIKTALSKKRDDGFIDADARGKHGNQRKIDSEVKDSVFNFINSIPRIESHYLRAQTTREYISCEKCLADLYRDYKNLREQNNLPPASASTFSRIFNEEFNISFYVPKKDQCDLCESYKNADGEDKARLSENYENHLKEKGLARLEKEADKNNKNVVVAVYDLQAVMQVPKGQVSLFFYKSRINCLNLTVSDLNAKDVVCFFWDETEAKRGANEIGSCVLANIELILAKSDPNNDVDIIFYSDNCCGQQKNKYLLSVYAYAVNNMLRVNSITHKFLIRGHSQNEGDNVHSVIEKQIKRHLKSGPIYCPQQYATLIRTAKKTGQPYHVKELLHNDFYDLKVLQESWGNNFNVDEDNNQVKWIDIKQLRVEKQHPLNVFYKTSYSETDFKKVCVRNRSRRYKDQNFSPQLLKAYTEKQPLAENKKRDIMELIEKNIIPTNYVNSYYKTALNLE is encoded by the coding sequence ATGATGAAGGGTCGGGGTCTATTGTTGCTTGAAAAAGCAATGGAAGCAACCTCAAAAGAAGCTGGGTCAACTGCtcaacaaagaaaaataaaaatttgtgctGAAAATGAAGCAAATGCATCACCATCATCACTCGTGGTATCACCAGTCACGTCATCAGCTATCACGGTATCACCTATTGCAGCATCAGCTCTCGAGGTATCACCTATTGTAGCTTCAAAAAAGTCTTTAACACCTGATAAGAGTAATGAAAGTGATTTTATAGATGATTCGGATACGGATCCTACTTTTTCTAtccaaaaaagacaaaaatccCGGCCACCTGTAATACCTAGACGAGTATCTTCGTCTTCCTGCTCAAGTACCTCTTCAGACTCCAGCTCATCGTCATCAAGCTCTAGCAGCTCGAACAGTTCATCTGATAATGAATCCAATAGACCAGGCCCATCTGCAGCAGATACCCAAGTTGTTTCCATTGAACCTGCTCCAACAGACCCCAAGCCAAGAAGAAAACGAGTACGAAACCCTGCTGCCTGGAAATCAAAGATTGCTAAAACATTGCGCAATACAGGTAAATCTTATGTTTCTCTATCAAACCCCACAAAAAAGATCGCAGAACGTCGAATCCGTCCATCTTGTGgcgataaatgtaaattaaaatgcaaaactaaaataaacgaaGAGGCAAGGCAGGatattttcgaaaaatatTGGCTTCTGGGAGATCTAGAGAGGCAAAGAGAATACATTGTCAGGCACACGCaagaaataaaaccaaaatatagGTACATTACTTCTCAAAAATTAAGAGCTTTGAATTCGgcgtattattttgaaatagatgGTGTGAAGATTAGGGTCtgcaaagatttttttaaggcTACACTGAGCGTATGTGACAGATACATTAAGACAGCCCTTTCAAAGAAACGAGATGACGGTTTTATAGACGCTGATGCTCGTGGGAAGCATGGAAATCAGCGCAAAATAGACTCTGAAGTAAAAGATAGTGTgttcaattttataaactcTATCCCAAGAATAGAGTCTCATTACCTAAGAGCTCAAACCACACGAGAATATATCTCATGCGAGAAATGCCTAGCAGACTTGTATCGAGATTATAAAAACCTCAGAGAGCAAAATAACTTACCCCCTGCATCAGCTTCAACTTTTAGTAGGATATTCAATGAGGAGTTCAACATTTCATTTTATGTTCCAAAGAAGGATCAATGTGACCTTTGCGAAAGTTATAAAAATGCCGATGGTGAAGACAAGGCTAGGTTAAgtgaaaattatgaaaaccACCTGAAAGAAAAAGGACTGGCCAGATTGGAAAAGGAGGctgataaaaacaataaaaatgtcgTTGTAGCAGTGTACGACCTCCAAGCAGTTATGCAGGTTCCTAAAGGACAAGTTTCcctgtttttctataaatcaCGTATTAACTGTCTTAACTTGACTGTAAGCGACTTAAATGCAAAGGAtgttgtttgttttttctGGGATGAAACCGAAGCGAAGCGTGGTGCAAATGAGATCGGTAGTTGTGTCCTTGCAAACATTGAGTTGATTCTTGCAAAAAGTGATCCTAATAATGACGTGGATATCATATTCTATAGCGACAATTGCTGTGggcaacaaaaaaacaaatacttacTATCTGTCTATGCTTACGCAGTTAACAATATGCTAAGAGTTAATTCCATAACACATAAATTTTTGATCCGCGGACATTCTCAAAATGAAGGGGACAACGTCCACAGTGTAATAGAAAAACAGATTAAAAGACACTTAAAATCTGGTCCTATTTATTGCCCACAGCAATATGCTACTTTAATTCGTACTGCGAAAAAAACAGGACAGCCGTATCATGTAAAAGAACTTTTACACAACGACTTTTATGACCTTAAAGTCCTTCAGGAATCTTGGGGCAATAATTTCAATGTGGATGAGGACAATAACCAAGTCAAGTGGATTGACATTAAGCAACTTCGCGTTGAAAAGCAACATCCTTTGaatgtcttctataaaacatCGTACAGTGAAACTGATTTTAAGAAAGTTTGTGTTCGAAATCGATCAAGGCGCTACAAAGATCAAAACTTTTCTCCACAATTGCTTAAAGCATATACAGAAAAACAACCTCTGGCTGAAAACAAAAAGAGAGATATAATggaattaattgaaaaaaatattattcccaCTAATTATGTCAACTCTTATTACAAGACAGCATTAAATTTAGAGTAG
- the LOC125061876 gene encoding uncharacterized protein LOC125061876: MSFLTEYFDEYRQHPIRKTQMCRPENRWAQLEGKWLDPKVGSEDKAWSEEEIEKFIKDTMRSLRGQSTYFNDYCAHLSQEFKTRPFKPREKKRPRKTEEKVEEAPPPPAPKLNIKDTELMKVAKELYERDMNKPTLEPLRTNFRILGYVRPCLYKTGISEYQNSTARVAYEMIRDDRIPRYHAHNGCRPRWGLPPEGTRQPELDGAPFDGERLY, from the exons ATGTCCTTTTTAACAGAATATTTCGATGAATATCGACAACATCCTATAAGGAAGACACAAAT gTGTCGTCCGGAAAACCGTTGGGCACAACTCGAAGGCAAGTGGTTGGACCCTAAAGTAGGATCAGAAGAT aaagcATGGTCCGAAGAAGAGATAGAGAAATTCATAAAGGACACTATGAGGAGTCTTCGCGGCCAATCGACATACTTCAACGACTATTGCGCACATCTTTCACAAg aattcaAAACACGCCCATTCAAACCACGCGAGAAAAAGCGCCCACGCAAGACAGAAGAGAAAGTTGAAGAGGCTCCACCACCGCCGGCTCCAAAGCTCAACATCAAAGACACGGAGCTGATGAAGGTTGCCAAGGAATTATATGAGAGGGATATGAACAAACCCACCCTCGAACCTTTAAGGACAAATTTCAGAA ttCTTGGGTACGTGCGTCCATGCCTTTACAAGACCGGTATATCAGAATACCAGAATAGTACAGCAAGAGTTGCCTATGAAATGATTAGGGATGACAGGATACCACGGTACCACGCCCATAATGGGTGTCGCCCTAGATGGGGTCTCCCACCAGAAGGTACCAGACAGCCAGAGTTGGATGGAGCTCCTTTTGATGGGGAACGATTGTATTAA